From the Equus przewalskii isolate Varuska chromosome 19, EquPr2, whole genome shotgun sequence genome, one window contains:
- the LOC103566413 gene encoding olfactory receptor 2W1-like, with amino-acid sequence METSNGSSETDFILLGFSDRPQLERIISVLVFIFYTATLVGNTTIILVSYLDTQLHTPMYFFLSNLSFLDICYTTSIIPQMLVNLWGPKKSITYGGCVLQFFFALDLGATECLLLAVMAYDRYAAVCQPLHYTVIMHPQLCQKMVLIVWLGGLGSALILCPLTLKLPKCGHREVDNFFCEMPALIKMACVYSKVTEIAVFALGVIFLLVPLSLILISYGVITQAVVRIKSAARWHKVLNTCGSHLTVVTLFYGTIIYMYMKPQNHTSQDEGKFLTLFYTIVTPSLNPLIYTLRNKDVKSAIKRIFWVEKWSAKS; translated from the coding sequence atggaaacaagcaATGGAAGTTCTGAAACAGACTTCATTCTTCTGGGGTTTTCTGACAGGCCTCAATTAGAACGCATCATCTCTGTGCTTGTCTTCATCTTCTATACTGCCACTCTGGTAGGAAACACAACCATCATTCTTGTATCTTACCTGGATACCCAGCTCCATACTCCCATGTATTTCTTCTTATccaatttgtcttttctggacatCTGTTATACAACTAGCATTATCCCCCAAATGCTGGTCAATCTATGGGGTCCAAAAAAGTCTATTACATACGGAGGATGTGTGCTCCAATTCTTCTTTGCCCTGGACTTGGGAGCTACAGAATGTCTTCTCTTGgctgtgatggcctatgaccgctatgctGCTGTCTGTCAACCTCTTCACTACACAGTAATAATGCACCCACAGCTTTGCCAGAAGATGGTGCTGATTGTCTGGTTAGGTGGTCTAGGCAGTGCCTTAATTCTTTGCCCCTTGACTTTGAAGTTGCCAAAATGTGGGCACCGGGAAGTGGATAATTTTTTCTGTGAGATGCCAGCATTGATCAAGATGGCTTGTGTCTATTCAAAAGTAACTGAGATTGCTGTCTTTGCTCTTGGAGTGATATTTCTTCTAGTACCTCTATCACTAATTCTCATCTCATATGGAGTTATCACTCAAGCTGTCGTGAGGATCAAGTCAGCAGCAAGGTGGCATAAGGTCCTCAACACATGTGGTTCGCACCTCACAGTGGTAACTCTGTTTTATGGAACAATCATTTATATGTACATGAAGCCACAGAATCACACATCCCAAGACGAAGGGAAGTTCCTTACTCTCTTTTACACAATTGTGACACCCAGCCTTAACCCTCTGATCTACACTTTAAGAAACAAAGATGTCAAGAGCGCAATAAAGAGAATATTCTGGGTAGAAAAATGGTCAGCAAAGTCATGA
- the LOC103545075 gene encoding olfactory receptor 2W1-like — protein sequence METSNGSSETDFILLGFSDRPQLERIISVLVFIFYTATLVGNTTIILVSYLDTQLHTPMYFFLSNLSFLDICYTTSIIPQMLVNLWGPKKSITYGGCVLQFFFALDLGTTECLLLAVMAYDRYAAVCQPLHYTVVMHPQLCQKMVLTAWSSGLGSTLILCSLTLKLPRCGHRKVDNFFCEMPALIKMACVYSKVIEILVFALGVVFLLVPLSLILISYGVITHAVVRIKSAARWHKVLNTCGSHLTVVTLFYGTIIYMYMKPQNHTSQDEGKFLTLFYTIVTPSLNPLIYTLRNKDVKSAVKRIFWVEKWSATS from the coding sequence atggaaacaagcaATGGAAGTTCTGAAACAGACTTCATTCTTCTGGGGTTTTCTGACAGGCCTCAATTAGAACGCATCATCTCTGTGCTTGTCTTCATCTTCTATACTGCCACTCTGGTAGGAAACACAACCATCATTCTTGTATCTTACCTAGATACCCAGCTCCATACACCCATGTATTTCTTCTTATccaatttgtcttttctggacatCTGTTATACAACTAGCATTATCCCCCAAATGCTGGTCAATCTATGGGGTCCAAAAAAGTCTATTACATACGGAGGATGTGTGCTCCAATTCTTCTTTGCCCTGGACTTGGGAACTACAGAATGTCTTCTCTTGgctgtgatggcctatgaccgctatgctGCTGTCTGTCAACCTCTTCACTACACAGTAGTAATGCACCCTCAGCTTTGCCAGAAGATGGTGCTGACTGCCTGGTCAAGTGGTTTAGGCAGTACATTAATTCTTTGCTCCCTGACTTTGAAGTTGCCAAGATGTGGGCACCGGAAGGTGGATAATTTTTTCTGTGAGATGCCAGCATTGATCAAGATGGCTTGTGTCTATTCAAAAGTAATTGAGATTCTTGTCTTTGCTCTTGGAGTGGTATTTCTTCTAGTACCTCTATCACTAATTCTCATCTCATATGGAGTTATCACTCATGCTGTCGTGAGGATCAAGTCAGCAGCAAGGTGGCATAAGGTCCTCAACACATGTGGTTCGCACCTCACAGTGGTAACTCTGTTTTATGGAACAATCATTTATATGTACATGAAGCCACAGAATCACACATCCCAAGATGAAGGGAAGTTCCTTACTCTCTTTTACACAATCGTCACACCCAGCCTTAACCCTCTGATCTACACTTTGAGAAACAAAGATGTCAAGAGTGCAGTAAAGAGAATATTCTGGGTAGAAAAATGGTCAGCAACGTCATGA